The following DNA comes from Amycolatopsis albispora.
ATCGGCGAAGATCTGCCGTGACGACGGATTGATGTCGAGGCTGACCTCGTGGTCGGCTTGCTTGCCGCGGAGAACGGCCGCGGCGATGGCGAAGTCACGCAGGCCCGGGTTCGCCGACGAGCCGATCACCACCTGGTTCACCGGTGTGCCCGCCGCCTCGCGCACGGGCACCACGTCACCCGGCGAGGACGGCCTGGCCACCAGCGGTTCCACAGTGGACAGTTCAATGTGGTCGGTCACGTCGTAGCCGGCGGCCGGATCGGCGCGCAGTTCGCGGAAGTCGTCCTCGCGGTCCTCGGCGCGGAGGAACTCGCGCACCGCGTCGTCGGCGGGGAACACCGTGGTGGTGGCACCGAGCTCCGCGCCCATGTTCGCGATGACGTGCCGGTCCATCGCCGACAGCGTCGCCACACCGGGCCCGTGGTACTCCACGATCCGGTTCAGCCCGCCCCGGACCCCGTGGCGGCGCAGCATTTCCAGGATCACGTCCTTCGCCGACGTCCACGGCGGCAGCTCACCGGTCAGCCGCACCCCCCAGATCTCCGGCATGCGCAGGCGCAGTGGCTGCCCGGCGATGGCGGTGGCCACTTCCAGCCCGCCCACGCCGATCGCGAGCATGCCCAGCGAACCGGCGGCGCAGGTGTGCGAGTCGGAACCGGCCAGCGTCTTGCCGGGCACGCCGAACCGCTGCATGTGCGTCGGGTGGGAGACCCCGTTGCCCGCCTTGGAGAACCACAACCCGAACCGGCGGCACGCCGACTGGAGGAACAGGTGGTCCTCGGCGTTCTTTTCATCCGATTGGAGGAGGTTGTGGTCCACGTACTGCACGCTCACCTCGGTGCGCGCGCGGTCCAGGCCGAGCGCCTCCAGTTCCTGCATCACCAGCGTGCCGGTGGCGTCCTGGGTCAGCGTCTGGTCGACCCGCAGCTCGACGGCCGCACCGGGTTCCGGCTCACCGCGGACGAGGTGCTCCTCGATCAGCTTCCGTGCCAGGTTGCGTCCCACTCCGATGGTGTACCCGCGGTCCTGGCCGGGTATTCGAGGTGTCATGAACGCGTCGCGGAGGCGGACCCGCGCGGAGTACGAGCGTGGGCTGCCGGACTATCACGACCCCACGGCCGGTTACGGCGGTGCCGCTCCGGCGTACAGCGCGCTCACCCTGCGCATCGTGCTGGCCTCGGCCGCGGTGGTGCTCTGCGTGGCCGGTGCGGTGTTCTTCGTGGCACAGGACGCGGTGTGGGGCGCCGTCGTGCTCGGTGTCGTCGCCGTGGTCAGCCTGGTCGACCTCGGCTGGGTGGTGCACCGGAAACGGCGCGGGGAACCGGGTTGACGGCCGGTGGCCGACCGTCCGGGTGATGCCCGCTGACGTGCGGTGACCAGCCGCCGCACGGGCGGTGAGTGTGCGCTTTGCGCTCGGGGCGTGCTTCTCCTACGGTGAACGCACGGTTCAAACCATGTGCCGCCCTTTCGGAGGCTTCACCTGGTTGGTGCTGTCTCCACCGTCACCACGGAAGGAGCAGCATGGACGCCACACCGCTGTTGACCGTCGAGAGCCGCTTGCTGGGAAGCACCACCCGCCTGGTCTCGGTGTGCGGTGAGGTCGACGAGAGCACGCGGCCGCGGCTGGAGGCCGCGCTGGCCGAGGTGTGGGCGCCGCCGTCGCCGTTCGCGCTGCTGGTCCACCTGCGCGATACCACCTTCTTCGGCAGCGCCGGGCTGCGGTGCCTGCTCGTCGCGCAGGCGCAGGCACGCGCGCACGGGGCCACCTTCGGCGTCTGCGATCCCTCGCGCGCGGCGGCGAGAGCCTTGAAAGCCGCCGGCCTGGACGGGGTTTCCCGTTGTACCGGGGCGGTCCGGCGGTCTTCGAGCAGCTGTCCAACTGATCAGCCACCGGAATACTTGAACGCGCAACTAAATGCGAGTAGTAGTGGCACCGGGGGCCACCCGGGTCCGCTCGCTCTGCAGAGGAGTCTTCATGCGCATTGGGTTCAGTCTTCCGGTCTTCGGCAAGGCGACGGCCACGCCGGGCGGGGTGGCGCGGTACGCGCGCGCCGCCGAGGAAGCGGGGGCCGCCAGCCTCTGGGTCGGCGACCGGCTGCTTTCACCGGTGGCGCCCGAGGTGGCCTATCCCGGCTACGACACCATGCCGGAGGAGTTTTCCATCGCCCAGGATCCGTTCATCCTGCTCGCCGTGGCGGCCGCCGTCACGGAGAAGGTGACCCTCGGCTCCAGCACCATCAACGCGACGCAGTACCAGCCCGCCACCTTCGCGCGGCAGCTGACCAGCATCGACGTGGCCAGCAACGGCAGGCTGCTGGCCGGGCTCGGCATCGGCTGGTCGCCCGACGAGTACAACGCCGTCGGCGTCCCGATGGCCGAGCGCGGCAAGCGGCTGGACGACCTGCTCGACCTGCTGGAGGCGTGGTGGACGAAGGACGTGGTGGCACACCAGGGAGTCGGTTACACCATTCCGGAGAGCCATGTCGGGCTGAAGCCGGTCCGCAAGCCGCCGGTGTACCTGGCCGGATTCGGTGAGCGCGCGCAGCGCCGGGTCGCGGAACGGGCCGACGGCTGGCTGCCGGTGTGGTCGGTACCCGAGCAGTTCCCCGCGGAAGCGCTCACCGGGGGACTGGCCAAGATCCGCGCCGCCGCCGAGAAGGCCGGGCGTGACCCGGGGGCGCTGGGCGTCGCGCTGCGCGTGAACGCCGGACCCGGGACCGAGCCGGAACTCCTCGCCGAAGCGGTGAAGAAGATCGTCCCGGCGCTCGACGCGGACCATGCCTTCGTCGACCTCACCTACCTCACCAGCAGCGTGGACGAGCACATCGAGCTCACCGGCCGCCTGCTGGACCTGATCGGCAAGGGCTGAGCGCGGCTCAGCAGGCGCGGCAGGCCGAGAACCCGGCGACGTCGAACGGCGCCGCCGGGTTCTCGTCGGTGGCGCCCACCCAGCCGGTCGCGCCACCGCGACCCCGTGCCACTCGTGGGCCATCCGGGTGACGCGGGAAAGTCCACACGTTGTCCGCAATCCTCCACAGGTGCCTTCCTAACCTGGTTCCCGTGCGCGGAAACGGAAAGAAACTGACCACACTCATCGCCGGCCTGCTGGTGGCGGCCGGCTTGGCCTGGCCGCCCGCCACCGCGACGGCCGCACCGGCGTGGCCGACGCCCACCGGGCAGGTCAGCGTGAACGGCACGATCTCGGTGCCGTCGAGCGGCCTCGACGGCGGCATGCGCCGGTACTGCTGCATCGGCGACGGCGGCCAGGAGGAGGACCAGGACCCGATGTTCCTGCTCGCTCCCGGCGCCACGCTGCAGAACGTGATCATCGGCGGCCCGGCTGGGGACGGCGTGCACTGCACGGGTCCCTGCACGCTGCGGAACGTGTGGTGGGAGGACGTCGGCGAGGACGCGGCGACCTTCCGCGGCAGCGGTGATCCCGCCTTCCTGGTCGACGGCGGCGGTGCCCGTTCGGCGGGGGACAAGGTGTTCCAGCACAACGGGGGCGGCACGCTGACCGTGCAGAACTTCCAGGCCGGCGACTTCGGCACGTTCTACCGCTCGTGCGGCAACTGCTCCACCCAGTACCAGCGCGACGTGGTGTTCCGGGACATCACGCTGACCCGGCCGGGCAACCGGGTGGCGGGCGTCAACACCAACTACGGCGACACGGCCAGGTTCAGCGGGCTCACCATCGTCGGCGACCCCGACCGGAAGATGGTCATCTGCCAGAAGTACATCGGCAACGACGACGGCGACGAACCCGACGAGAACGGCTCCGGGCCGGACAGCACCCACTGCCGCTACTCCGCGAGCGACATCACCTACCAGTAGCGGCTTCATACTCCTTTCTTGCGCACCGAAGTCGTGTCGCTGGTCAGTGGTGAGCCGTCTGCGGCGACCGGGACGACTGGCGGGACGACCTCGCCGTGTTCGTCGACCAGGAGCGAGTGTGGTTCGCCTGGGCCGAAGGCGTGGCGCTCACCCCACTGCCGAAGCGCGACGATCACCGCGAACAGGTCCTTGCCCGCGTCGGTGAGGGTGTACACGCGGCGCTTGCCCGACGGGGCTTCGACCTGGGTGATCAGGCCGTGCGTGGTGAGCTTCCGCAGCCGGTCGGTGAGGATGTTGCGGGCGATGCCGGTGCGCTGCTGGAAGTCGGTGAAGGAGCGCGCCCCGTCCATCGCGTCACGGACGATCAGCAGGCTCCACCGGTCGCCGACCACGTCCGCCGCGCGGGCGACCGGGCAGTCCGGGTCCGTCCACACCTGACGCCTCCCATGAGTTGCGAATTGAAACCATTCTGCCCTAGCCTGCGATGAGTTGCAAAATGCAACCAAACTCGGAGGTGGTTGTGGGGCGGGGAACGAGGCTGGTGCTGGCCGTGGTGTGCGGTGTGGCCGTCGCCGGGGTGTATGCCGGGCAGCCGGTGCTGGAGCCGATGGGGCGGGACCTCGGTATGCCGCGGGAATCGGTCGGCTGGTTCGTCGCCGCCGGGCAGCTCGGGTATCTCGCCGGGCTGGTTCTGCTGGTGCCGCTGGGTGACCTGCTCGACCGCAGGCGCCTGATCGCCGCGCACCTGGCGCTGGTGGCGGCCGGGCTGGCGATCGCCGCGACCGCGCCCGCGGCCTGGGTGGCGCTGTGCGGACTCGTGGTGGCGGGCGGGTTCGCGGTTGTCGTGCAGACGGCGGTCGCCTTCGCGGCGGCGATCTCCCCGCCCGGCGAGCGCGGGCGCACTCTGGGTGTGGTCACGTCGGGGGTGGTGGTCGGCATTCTCGGCGCCCGTGCGGTCACCGGCGGCCTCGCGGATCTGTGGGGCTGGCGCAGCAGCTACCTGGTGCTGGCCGTGCTCTCCGCCGTGCTCGCTGTGGTCGCCTTGGTGGCTTTGCCGACGGACCTCCGGGTGGATCGGTCCCGATATGGACAGGTGATCCGTACTCTTGGAGGATTGTTCAACAATCCTATTTTTCTCACGCGGGGACTGGTTGCGTTTTTCCTGTTCGCCTCCTTCGGCACGCTCTGGAGTGGCATGGCCTTACCGCTCGCCGCCGCGCCCTGGCAGCTGAGCGAAGCGCAGATCGGGCTGTTCGGCGTCGCCGGGCTCGCCGGTGCGCTGGGCGCCGCCCGCGCCGGACGCTGGGGCGACGCCGGGCACACCGGCCGCGTCACCGGCATCGCGCTCGTGCTGCTGCTCGGCTCGTGGCTCGCGATCGGGCAGCTCGGCTGGTCGCTGCCCCTGCTGGTGCTCGGAGTGGTGGTGCTGGACTTCGCCGTCCAGGCCGTGCACGTCGGCAACCAGCACGTGCTGACCACCGCCTACCCCGAGCGCACCAGCAGCGCGATCGGCGGCTACATGGTCTTCTACTCCCTCGGGTCCGCGTTCGGCGCCGCTGCGACCACCGCGTTGTTCGACGCGTTCGGCTGGGCCGGTCCCACCGTGCTCGGCGCGCTGCTCGCCCTCGGTGCGCTCGTCACCGCCGCTCGCGGTGGACGGTCAGCAGCCGGACCGACGCGGCGAGGCAGCTCGCGCAGCCGGACACGTGCTCGTCGACGTGCTGGATCCCTTGGTACGAAAGGTTTCCCACCAACCAGGTCGGGAGCTGCCGGCGAACCGGCCGGCAGCCGGTGTGCGCGTGGGCCTGGTGCAGCTCCGTCCGGACCCGCCTGATCAGCGCGGCCGCGCCACCGGGTGAGGTGTTCAGCACGGCGGCCAGGTCCTCGTCGGGAGCGCCGGATTCGAGGTGCCACAACACAAGTTGCCAGCGGGCGGGGAGACGGCGGAACGCGGGGCCGGTGAGCTGGGCGCGCCACCGGCGCACCACGGGTTCCGCGGCGGGCGGCAGCGGGTGGTCCACCGGGAGGCGGGAGCGCAGCAGCAGGGCCCCGTAGGCCAGCAGGTTCCCCGCACGCGCCGCGGTCAGCAGCGCCGTGTCGGTCAGGTCCTCGTTGGTGCTAGTCGGCAACTCGGTGACTTTCTCGTCGGTCTTCGGTTCGCCAGAAACGTACTCGGTGACCGGCTGGGCGAAGATCGTCAGGCACCCGAAAAACCGTGAGTAGTCCTTTGGTGGTGTCCCGGCTGGCCCGCGGTGGCCGCGTGGATCGCCACGCCCGCTGCTCGGGCGGACTTCCCTGACGCTGCGTCACCATGCTCTGTCCTTTGAGGACGGTAGGCCCGGGACCGGTCCCGGGGGTGTTTCGCTAGCATGAGGCGCATGATCAGCCGACGGTGGCGCGTGCCGGTCGTCATCGCGTGCGGTGTGCTTGCTGCGGCGGCCGTCGGCGTGACGGTCTGGCTGTCCCGCGACGAGCCGTTCGAACCCGGGGCGCCGGGCTATCTGGACCTCGCCTGCGGCCTGCATCTGCATCAACGGGACCTCAATCGCGCGGCCATCGAAGCGGACGACGCCGAACAGCAGCTCGGCTATGCCGTGTCCACGCTGTTCCTGGAGGTCGGCAACCGCGAGCTGAACACCCGGCTGCAGGACCTGTCGAACGAACTCAAGGTCGCGCTCGACGAGGACAACGACGCGGCGTTCGACCAGGCCCGCGCCCGCGCCGACGCCGAATGCGGCGAGCGCGACGCTTTCGCGCCGGAACCGGGTGCGCTGGTCGAGGTCGCGTGCGGCATCGCGGACGTGCTGGAGCCGGGGCCCGGTCCTGAACTGCTGCTCACCTCGTCGCTGATCAGCGCCGCGGCCGAACGCGACGCGCAGTACGAGGAACTGGACAAGGCCGCGGCCCGCCTGGTGCTCGACCCGGCTTCGCCGCTGGACGCCAACCATCCGGACGCCGAAGAGATCGCCGCCTTCCGGAACCAGTGCCCGGCCTAGCCCGCTGGACACGAATGTGGCTTTCGGGGCGGAAAACGCCCCGAAAGCCACATTCGTGTTCCTACAGCAGGCCGTCCGGGAGCAGGCCGAGTTGCCGCAGCTGCCCGAAGACGTCCACCACGCCCCACGTCTCGGCGATCCGGTCGCCGTCGAACCGGACGATGAAGATCTCCTTGTACGACACGGACTTCCCGGTCGGCGGGTGGCCGCGGTAGTCGCCGAGATGGGTGCCGGTGACGGTGTTGCGGAAGACGACCTTGTCCCCGGCGGCGATGGTGTCCTCGGTGGTCACCCGGATGTCCGGGAACGCGCGGAGCAGCACCTCCCACACCTGCTTGAGCGCGTCCGGCCCGCTCAGCCCGGTCGGGACGGGCGCGTGGAACAACACGTCCGGGTGCACGACCTCGTCGATGGTCTTGCTGATGAGCGCCAGGTCGTGGGTGTTCAGCGCGTCGTGGAACCGGCCGAACACCGCCTGGTTCCTGGTTTCCTGGTCGGTCGGCATGGTGCTGGTCCTCACTTCCGGTAGTTCTGGCCGGGAGGACGCCCCGGCAGCGGCTTGCCGATCAGCGCGACCGGCACGAACAGACTGAAATGGCCGATCGCCACGGTGAGCGTCCAAAGTGCCTCGTCGCTGTAGACGGCGGACGCCCTGGCGAACAGCTCGTCGGACACGCGCTCCCCGGACGGGTTCGGCGTCATCACGGCCTCCACCAGCTCCAGCGCGATCCGTTCGTCGGCGGTGAAGTACGGCGCGTCCGCCCAGGTCGCCACGGCGGTGATGCGCCGCTCCGGTTCCCCGGCCGTGCGCAGCTCGTCGGTCACCCGGACGGTCAGATAGGTGCTGCCCGCCAGCTGCGCGGCCCGCAGCTGCACCAGGCTGATCGTGGTCCGCGGGATCGGGCCGTCGCCGAGCGCCTTGACCAGTGCGCCGGACAGCGCGGTCAGTTCGGGGAACAGCTCGGCGGGATCGGGCAGGCGTGACTTCAGCTCGTCCGGCTCGATCGTGCTTGTCATGGGGATTCCTTCCGTCGCGGGTCCTTCCTCCCTTCGACAACTCAGCCGCCGCGAATGTGAGGTGGGCCGCCGTTGTCACAGTTCGGCGTGCCACCCGGTCGTAGTGATGACGACATCACGAACGAAGGAGCAGCATGACCACCACGACCGATCCCGGCCTGAGCGAGCGGCACCAGCTGGTCAACGTCGCCTACCGGCTGCTCGGCTCGCTGGCGGAGGCCGAGGACGTGGTGCAGGAGGCCTACGCCCGCTGGTACGCGCTGCCCGCCGCGCAGCGGGCGGCGATCGAGGCGCCCGGCGGCTGGCTGACGAAGGTCGCCGCGCGCCTCTGCCTCAACCTGCTCGGCTCGGCGCGGGTGCGCCGGGAACGCTACGTGGGTGACTGGCTGCCGGAGCCGCTGCCCGAACCGGGCGGCGACCCGGCCGACCGGGTGGCGCTCGACGAGTCGGTCACCATGGCCTTCCTCGTGGTGCTCGACTCGATGACCCCGGCCGAGCGGGTCGCGTTCGTGCTCCACGACGTCTTCCGCTACCCGTTCACCGAAGTGGCCGAGATCCTCGGCCGGTCACCGGCGGCGTGCCGCCAGCTGGCCACGTCGGCACGCCGTCGCGTCCGCACCGCGCGGAAGCCCGCGCCCGCCGCCCGTCAGGCGGAAGTCGTCCGGAAGTTCAAGCGGGCATGGGAAGCCGGGGACATCGGCGCGCTGGTCGGCCTGCTCGACCCGGGGGTGACCGCCGTCGGCGACGGCGGTGGCCGGGCCGGCACCCGGCGGAGCCCGGTCGAAGGCGCCGAGGAGCTGGTGCGTTACCTGCTCGCCATCGCCGAGCGGCTCAGCGCGCTGGAACTGGCGGAGTGCACGGTCAACGGGCAGCCCGGCCTCCTCGCGCGGGAGAACGGCGTGACGGTGACGGTGTACGCGTTCGATCTCGACGGGGAGCGGATCAGGAACATCTGGGCGGTGCGGAATCCGGAGAAGCTCCGCCTGTGGAACACCCGACGCGCGGGAGCGGCGTGAAGCGCTCAGCGCGACACCCGAGTGCTCAGCTCGGCACGGTTCGCAGGCTGGACGGGGTCATCGACAGCTCCCGCGTGAAAGCGTGCGTGAAGGCGGCGGGCGTCGCGTAGCCGAGGCGGGCGGCGACCTCGCTCACCGTCTCGTCACGCAGCAGCGGAACGGCGGCGAGCAGTCCCGCCCGGCGACGCCATGCCGACGGCCCGGTGCCCACTTCGCGCTGGAACAACCGGGTCAGCGACCGCTCGCTGAGCAGCGCCGCGCGTGCCCAGTCCGCGTTCGTGACGCTCACGTGCGGGTGGAGCAGGAACTCGCGGCACAGCGACCGCAGCACCGGCGACGTCGGCAGCGGGACGTGCAGCGGAAGCGGCGTGAGCGTGGCGAGTTCGTGCAGCAGCAGGTCGATCAGCGCACCGTCCCTTCCGGACACGCGATAGCCCACCGGCAGTTCGGCGGCGGCGAGCAGCAGTTCCCGCAGCAGCGGGCCCACCTCGACGACCTCGCACGAGTCCGGCCACCACGGCACCGCGGCGGGCTCGACGTAGAGGCTCGCCGTCCGGACCCCGTCCATCATCACGCGGTGCCGCGTGCGCGCCGGGATCATCACCGCCCGCTCACGCGGAATGGTCCAGGTACCGCGGTCGGTGTCGGCGACCATGGTGCCGCGTGCCGCGTACAGGAACTGCGCGCGGCGGTGCTCGTGCCAGTCGAGCAGGCAGCCGGGCGGGTAGTCCGTGGCGATCGGCAGGACTGCGCGCGGGTCGTCGTCGAGTTCGGCGACGGGAATGTTCTTCATCTGCTGGCCGATTCTCGATGGTCAGAGGCGGGCTGTCGATTGTAGGCCAGGCGTGGCCGCGGTGGACTGGACGGCATGGAGTTGCTGTTCCTCGTGGTGGTGGGCGTGCTCACCGGCGTGACCACGGTGTTGTTCGGCTTCGGCGGCGGGTTCGTCACGGTGCCGGTGATCCTGTGGGTGGACGCGTCACTCGGGGCGCAGGCGGCCGTGGTCGCCGTCGCCACCTCGTCGGTGGTGATGGTGGTGAACGCCGCCGTCGCCACGCTCGCCACCTCCCGTGACGTGCTGCGGCGCCTCCGCGGTTCGGCACGGCTGTGCGTGCTGCTCGCGGCAGGCGGGGTGGCCGGTGCCCTGCTCGCGCGCGTGGCGCCGCCCGCGCTGATCCACTGGGGTTTTGTCGCCTACCTGTGCGTGACCATCGCCGATGTCCTGCTGCGCCCGGGTTTCTTCCGCACGGCCGCGGAACCCACCCGGCGGGAGTTCCCCATCTCCTCGGCGCTCGGGGTGCCGATCGGGGCGACCGCGTCGTTCCTCGGCGTGGGCGGCAGCGTGATGACCGTGCCGCTGCTGCGCCGCGGCGGGCTGGCGATGTCCGTCGCGGCGCCGCTGGCCAACCCGCTGACCCTGGTGATCAGCGCGCCCGCGCTGGTGGTGTTCCTGCTGGGCACGCCGGAAGCGACCGGCGTGGTCGGCGCGATCGACCTGCGCTCGGCGGCGGTCCTGCTGGTTTCGGCGATCCCGGTGATCGTGCTGCTGCGACGGCGTCCGCCACGGGTCCGCGACGACGTGCACGCCTGGACCTATCTCGGCTTGCTCGTGGTGGTCACCCTGGCCGCGGTGGGCGCCGCCTGGTGACCGCGCCCACGCTGTCCGCCAGCAGGGACACCATGGTCGTGACGTGCGCGGGCGGCCGGTCGCGGTGCACGGTGTGGATCTCGCGCACCGGCCGCCTGCCGGTCAGGTCGCGCACCACCAGTCCGTCCCGCGCGGCACCGGCGAGCAGGCTGTCCGGTACGAACGACACACCCAGCCCGGCCCGCACGAGCGCGAGGATCACCGCGTAGTCCCGCGTCTCGTAGGCCACGCGCGGTGCCACGCCCGTTTCCGCCACCAGGCTTTCGAAGCACACGCGGCTCGGCGCGGTGTCGTCGCCGGAAATCCAGTCGTCCCCGGCAAAATCCTCGAACCGCGCGCGCCGGGCGGTCGCCAGCGGGTGGTCCGCGGGCAGGACCAGGCGCAGCCGGTCGGCCAGCAGCGGCCGCCGGGCGAGGCCGCGCGCTGGTGGCAGCCGGACGCCCGGATAGCGGTGCGTGATGAGCAGGTCCAGCTCACCGGACAGGACCAGGCCGTAGCCGTCCGGTGGTTCGAGATCGATCAGGCGCAACCGGGTCCGTGGATGCGCTTCGCGGAAGGCACGCAGCGCGGGCGGGAGGAGCACCTGCCCGGCGGTCGCGAAGGTGCCGATGCTCAGGTCGGTGGCGGGCAACTCGCGCAGTTCCGCGAGGGCCCGTTCGGCGGCCCGCAGCTCACCGGTGACCACTTCGCCGTGGGCGACCAGCAGCCGTCCCGCTTCGGTCAGCGCGACGCCGGTCGGCCGCCGTTCCAGCAACGTGCAGCCCGCCTCGCGTTCCAGCCTGGCGAGCTGCTGCGACAGGGCGGACGGCGTGAACCCCATGCGCCGCGCGGCGGTCGCGATCGATCCGGCGTGCGCGACCTCGACCAGGACGCGGAGGCGTTCGGCGGTGAGCATGGGTTAAGTATCGCTAACGGCGGCCAAGCAGATCGCGCTGGCGGCTAATGGCTCGCGAACCGCACAGTGGAGGCATGACAGCCACCTTCACGCCCGAGATCACCGACGTCACCGCGGCGGCCGAGCGCATGCGCCCGCACGTCCGGCGCACGCCGCTGCTGCACGCGGAGATCGACGGCAGGCCGGTGGTGCTCAAGCTCGAGCACCTGCAGCGCACCGGCTCGTTCAAGCTGCGCGGCGCGCTCAACGCGCTGCTCGCCGGGGACCGGCCGGACGAGGTGGTGACCGCGTCGGGCGGCAACCACGGCATCGGCGTGGCGACCGCCGCGGCGATCCTCGGCCTGCCCGCCACGGTGTACGTGCCCACCCAGGTCCCCGAGGGCAAGGCGCGGCGCATCGAAGGCGCGGGCGCGCGCCTGGTCCGCGCGGGCGGCAGTTACGCCGAAGCCGCCGCGGCGGCGCGATCGGCCGCGGCCCGGCCGGGCGTTCGCTACCTCGAGGCGTACAACGACCCGGTGGTGATCGCGGGCCAGGGCACGGTCGCCGCCGAAATCGTCCAGGACACACCGGAGGTCGACTCGATCGTGGTCTCCGTGGGCGGGGGCGGCCTCGCGGCGGGCATCGCGCTGGGTGGTGCGGGCCGGCTGACGGTGGCCGTCGAGCCGGAGCGGTGCGCGTGCCTGCACCACGCGCTGGCCGCGGGTGAACCGGTGGACGCCGAGACGGTGTCCGTCGCGTCGTCGGCGCTTGGCGCCACCCGGGTGGGCGAAGTACCGTTCGGCGTGCTATCGAGCCGTCCGGTGCGCTCGCTGCTGGTGGCCGAGGACGACATCGTCGCCGCGCGCGACCGGCTGTGGGAGGAGTTCCGGCTGGCCGTCGAACCGGCGGCCGCGGTGCCGTTCGCCGCGTGGCTGAGCGGCCGGGTCCCCGGCGAGCGGCCGTGCGTGGTGCTCTGCGGCGCCAACGCGGAATGGACCCCGTGACCAGCGGAGGTTAGGGAACGGCGCGGGTTGGTACTCCGGGGGTTCGTGTTGCCGTTCCCAGGAGGCCCGGATGAACCCAGAGCCGCTCGCCGGGGAGTTCGCCGTGCTCACCCGGTCGCTGCTGACCGCGGCCAACATCGCCGACGTGCTCGGGCACGTCGCGGCGGCGGCCGAGCGGCTGGTTCCCGGCGTGGACGTGGTCAGCGTCAGCCTGCGTGACCAGGACGCCACGCTGTACACCCCGGTCGGCAGCACCCCGCTGGCGGACGAGCTGGACCGGCTGCAGAACCAGTTCCAGGAGGGACCGTGCTTCGACGCGGCACGCCCGGACGGCCCGGCCTCGGCGGTCAGCACCGACTTGGCGCGGGACGCGGACTGGCCGAAGTTCGGCCCGGCCTGCGGGGACCTCGGGCTCACTTCGGTGCTGTCCACCGCGCTGCTGCCCGATCCCGGCGATCTGGTGCGCACGCGGGGCGCGCTCAACGTGTACTCGCGCGGCCAGCTGGGGGAGGGCGCGGAGAACATCCTGCTGCTGCTGGCCACGCACGCCGCGCTCGCCCTGGCGCACACCCGCGCGGTCAGCCGGGAGGAACTGCAGCGGACGCAGCTCCAGCAGGCCATCGAAAGCCGGGACGTGATCGGGCAGGCCAAGGGCATCCTGATGGCGCGGCGCGGGCTGTCCGCGGACGAGGCGTTCGCGGTGCTGCGCCGGACCTCACAGGACCTCAACACCAAGCTGGCCGAACTCGCGCACACCCTCGCCACCCGGCACACCGAGCTGGACCTGCCCGACACGAGCCCGTGAGCAGTGTCAGTGCCGTGTCAGGGCCATGACACGGCAGCCGATGACAGTACTCACATGACCAGTTCAGCGATCGTGGCTTCGGGGCTGCGGAAGGCTTACAAGGACAAAACCGTGCTGGACGGCATCGATCTCGATGTGCGCGCCGGCACCATCTTCGCCCTGCTCGGCCCGAACGGCGCGGGGAAGACCACCACGGTGAACGTGCTGACCACGCTGATCGAAGCGGACGGCGGCACCGCACGGGTCGCGGGCCACGACCTCGCGTCCGAAACCAAGAAGGTGCGCGCGGCGATCGGCGTCACCGGTCAGTTCGCGTCGGTGGACGAACTGCTGACG
Coding sequences within:
- a CDS encoding aconitate hydratase; this translates as MGRNLARKLIEEHLVRGEPEPGAAVELRVDQTLTQDATGTLVMQELEALGLDRARTEVSVQYVDHNLLQSDEKNAEDHLFLQSACRRFGLWFSKAGNGVSHPTHMQRFGVPGKTLAGSDSHTCAAGSLGMLAIGVGGLEVATAIAGQPLRLRMPEIWGVRLTGELPPWTSAKDVILEMLRRHGVRGGLNRIVEYHGPGVATLSAMDRHVIANMGAELGATTTVFPADDAVREFLRAEDREDDFRELRADPAAGYDVTDHIELSTVEPLVARPSSPGDVVPVREAAGTPVNQVVIGSSANPGLRDFAIAAAVLRGKQADHEVSLDINPSSRQIFADLTKMGATAELIAAGARIHQAGCLGCIGMGQAPAAGRNSLRTFPRNFPGRSGTPDDSVWLCSPETAAASALTGVITDPRDLGDAPPVLDLPEKAMVNTRMLVPPLPPEEAAREDLVRGPNISTLPDFPPLPDRVEAPVLLKLGDDVSTDEISPAGARALPYRSNVPKLAEFTFTRLDEDYPARAREVADTGHIVVGGENYGQGSSREHAAITPRYLGLRAVVAKSFARIHWQNLANFGVLALEFTEPGDYERIEPGDVLVLDDLPGALHADHPEVTVRNQSKDERYRLRHRLSAEQVDAVLAGGLIPRLARSGTTRGW
- a CDS encoding DUF6343 family protein; amino-acid sequence: MNASRRRTRAEYERGLPDYHDPTAGYGGAAPAYSALTLRIVLASAAVVLCVAGAVFFVAQDAVWGAVVLGVVAVVSLVDLGWVVHRKRRGEPG
- a CDS encoding TIGR03619 family F420-dependent LLM class oxidoreductase; its protein translation is MRIGFSLPVFGKATATPGGVARYARAAEEAGAASLWVGDRLLSPVAPEVAYPGYDTMPEEFSIAQDPFILLAVAAAVTEKVTLGSSTINATQYQPATFARQLTSIDVASNGRLLAGLGIGWSPDEYNAVGVPMAERGKRLDDLLDLLEAWWTKDVVAHQGVGYTIPESHVGLKPVRKPPVYLAGFGERAQRRVAERADGWLPVWSVPEQFPAEALTGGLAKIRAAAEKAGRDPGALGVALRVNAGPGTEPELLAEAVKKIVPALDADHAFVDLTYLTSSVDEHIELTGRLLDLIGKG
- a CDS encoding pectate lyase, with amino-acid sequence MRGNGKKLTTLIAGLLVAAGLAWPPATATAAPAWPTPTGQVSVNGTISVPSSGLDGGMRRYCCIGDGGQEEDQDPMFLLAPGATLQNVIIGGPAGDGVHCTGPCTLRNVWWEDVGEDAATFRGSGDPAFLVDGGGARSAGDKVFQHNGGGTLTVQNFQAGDFGTFYRSCGNCSTQYQRDVVFRDITLTRPGNRVAGVNTNYGDTARFSGLTIVGDPDRKMVICQKYIGNDDGDEPDENGSGPDSTHCRYSASDITYQ
- a CDS encoding winged helix-turn-helix transcriptional regulator, whose amino-acid sequence is MWTDPDCPVARAADVVGDRWSLLIVRDAMDGARSFTDFQQRTGIARNILTDRLRKLTTHGLITQVEAPSGKRRVYTLTDAGKDLFAVIVALRQWGERHAFGPGEPHSLLVDEHGEVVPPVVPVAADGSPLTSDTTSVRKKGV
- a CDS encoding MFS transporter — encoded protein: MGRGTRLVLAVVCGVAVAGVYAGQPVLEPMGRDLGMPRESVGWFVAAGQLGYLAGLVLLVPLGDLLDRRRLIAAHLALVAAGLAIAATAPAAWVALCGLVVAGGFAVVVQTAVAFAAAISPPGERGRTLGVVTSGVVVGILGARAVTGGLADLWGWRSSYLVLAVLSAVLAVVALVALPTDLRVDRSRYGQVIRTLGGLFNNPIFLTRGLVAFFLFASFGTLWSGMALPLAAAPWQLSEAQIGLFGVAGLAGALGAARAGRWGDAGHTGRVTGIALVLLLGSWLAIGQLGWSLPLLVLGVVVLDFAVQAVHVGNQHVLTTAYPERTSSAIGGYMVFYSLGSAFGAAATTALFDAFGWAGPTVLGALLALGALVTAARGGRSAAGPTRRGSSRSRTRARRRAGSLGTKGFPPTRSGAAGEPAGSRCARGPGAAPSGPA
- a CDS encoding ester cyclase, which gives rise to MPTDQETRNQAVFGRFHDALNTHDLALISKTIDEVVHPDVLFHAPVPTGLSGPDALKQVWEVLLRAFPDIRVTTEDTIAAGDKVVFRNTVTGTHLGDYRGHPPTGKSVSYKEIFIVRFDGDRIAETWGVVDVFGQLRQLGLLPDGLL